The proteins below are encoded in one region of Pseudomonas putida NBRC 14164:
- a CDS encoding FecR family protein, producing the protein MKQHGSDTVREQAAVWFARVQDAPRDAGLQKQLRAWLASDERHREEYQHLCRVWQAADFIPRQRLEALCQPDPVQQLPRRRFVRHALAASVAVLALGLGWGGWHHQQLNHQGSLQTAFNERRQVELPDGSLLDLNGSTQLQVDFSAGQRHIRLSAGEVMFNVAHDSARPFVVDTAQGSVTVTGTRFDVRQDPASTRVAVEQGSVRVQGKGDALAQLTAGQGSHIDAHGGVAAPYAVNTAAVTAWRQGKLVFDNATLAEVVAEASRYRSQPLRVAPGKVAQMRLSSTFSTDDTDALLRALPSILPVAIKAHEDGSREIIAK; encoded by the coding sequence ATGAAACAGCACGGTTCCGATACCGTCCGCGAGCAGGCGGCCGTATGGTTTGCCCGCGTGCAGGATGCGCCTCGGGATGCCGGGCTGCAGAAACAGTTGCGCGCCTGGTTGGCCAGCGACGAGCGCCACCGGGAGGAGTACCAGCACCTGTGCCGCGTGTGGCAGGCCGCCGACTTCATTCCACGCCAGCGCCTTGAAGCGTTGTGCCAGCCGGACCCGGTGCAGCAACTGCCGCGTCGGCGTTTCGTGCGTCACGCCCTGGCTGCCAGTGTCGCGGTATTGGCCTTGGGCCTGGGTTGGGGCGGCTGGCACCACCAGCAACTGAATCACCAGGGTAGCTTGCAGACCGCCTTCAATGAACGCCGCCAGGTCGAACTGCCGGATGGCTCCTTGCTGGATCTCAATGGCAGCACACAGCTGCAGGTCGACTTCAGCGCCGGCCAGCGGCATATCCGCCTGAGTGCCGGCGAGGTGATGTTCAACGTCGCCCACGACAGTGCCCGGCCGTTTGTGGTCGACACCGCCCAGGGCAGCGTGACGGTAACCGGTACCCGCTTTGACGTGCGCCAGGACCCTGCCAGCACCCGGGTGGCGGTGGAGCAGGGTTCGGTGCGTGTGCAGGGCAAGGGCGACGCGCTGGCGCAGCTTACGGCCGGCCAGGGTTCGCATATAGATGCACATGGCGGGGTGGCCGCCCCCTACGCCGTCAATACCGCTGCCGTTACCGCCTGGCGCCAGGGCAAGCTGGTGTTCGACAACGCCACCCTCGCCGAGGTGGTGGCCGAAGCCTCGCGCTATCGTAGCCAACCCCTGCGGGTCGCCCCCGGTAAAGTCGCCCAGATGCGCCTTTCGAGCACCTTCAGCACCGACGACACCGACGCACTGTTGCGGGCCTTGCCGAGCATCCTGCCGGTGGCCATCAAGGCCCATGAAGACGGCTCTCGCGAAATAATTGCGAAATAG
- a CDS encoding sigma-70 family RNA polymerase sigma factor, producing the protein MTQTVSGHKGFLDHYHELIGTWTRKLRNRQQAEDLTHDAFVRVLENPRDQVEQPRAYLHQTARNIAVDGLRREDRRQALALEALDEGTGGSDDPEAYVHALELADSVERALAELPLNCRQVFIWQKLEGLTQAEIAERMGLSKNMVEKYMIRTLRHLREHLDVSA; encoded by the coding sequence ATGACCCAGACCGTGTCCGGACACAAAGGCTTCCTCGACCATTACCATGAGCTGATCGGCACCTGGACGCGCAAACTGCGCAATCGCCAGCAGGCTGAAGACCTCACCCACGATGCCTTTGTCCGGGTACTGGAAAACCCGCGCGACCAGGTCGAGCAGCCCCGCGCCTACCTGCACCAGACCGCACGTAACATTGCCGTGGATGGCTTGCGCCGCGAAGACCGCCGCCAGGCCCTGGCGCTGGAAGCGTTAGACGAAGGCACTGGCGGCAGCGATGACCCGGAGGCCTACGTGCATGCGCTGGAATTGGCCGACAGCGTCGAGCGGGCGCTGGCCGAGTTGCCGCTCAACTGCCGGCAGGTGTTCATCTGGCAGAAGCTCGAAGGCCTGACCCAGGCCGAGATCGCCGAGCGGATGGGGTTGAGCAAGAACATGGTCGAAAAGTATATGATCCGCACGCTCCGGCATTTGCGTGAGCACCTGGATGTGTCGGCATGA
- a CDS encoding type III PLP-dependent enzyme, protein MSIQVEDYFARDTFQKMKAFADKQETPFVLIDTQMISQAYDDLRAGFEFAKVYYAVKANPAVEIIDLLKEKGSSFDIASIYELDKVMDRGVSADRISYGNTIKKSKDIRYFYEKGVRLFATDSEADLRNIAKAAPGSKVYVRILTEGSTTADWPLSRKFGCQTDMAMDLLILARDLGLVPYGISFHVGSQQRDISVWDAAIAKVKVIFERLKEEDGIELKLINMGGGFPANYITRTNSLETYAEEIIRFLKEDFGDELPEIILEPGRSLIANAGILVSEVVLVARKSRTAVERWIYTDVGKFSGLIETMDEAIKFPIWTEKKGETEEVVIAGPTCDSADIMYENYKYGLPLNLAIGDRLYWLSTGAYTTSYSAVEFNGFPPLKAYYL, encoded by the coding sequence ATGTCGATCCAGGTCGAAGACTATTTCGCGCGTGACACCTTCCAGAAAATGAAGGCGTTCGCCGACAAGCAGGAAACCCCGTTCGTACTCATCGATACCCAGATGATCAGCCAGGCCTATGACGACCTGCGCGCCGGTTTCGAATTCGCCAAGGTCTACTACGCGGTCAAGGCCAACCCTGCCGTCGAAATCATCGACCTGCTGAAAGAGAAAGGTTCGAGCTTCGACATCGCCTCGATCTACGAACTGGACAAGGTGATGGACCGCGGTGTCAGCGCCGACCGCATCAGCTACGGCAACACCATCAAGAAGTCCAAGGACATCCGCTACTTCTACGAGAAGGGCGTGCGCCTGTTCGCCACCGACTCGGAAGCCGACCTGCGCAACATCGCCAAGGCCGCACCGGGTTCGAAAGTGTATGTGCGTATCCTGACTGAGGGCTCCACCACTGCCGACTGGCCGCTGTCGCGTAAATTCGGCTGCCAGACCGACATGGCCATGGACCTGCTGATCCTCGCCCGTGACCTGGGCCTGGTGCCTTACGGCATCTCTTTCCACGTGGGCTCGCAGCAGCGCGACATCAGCGTGTGGGACGCCGCCATCGCCAAGGTCAAGGTGATCTTCGAGCGCCTGAAGGAAGAAGACGGCATCGAGCTGAAGCTGATCAACATGGGTGGCGGCTTCCCGGCCAACTACATCACCCGTACCAACAGCCTGGAAACCTACGCCGAAGAAATCATCCGCTTCCTCAAGGAAGACTTCGGTGACGAGCTGCCGGAAATCATCCTGGAGCCAGGCCGTTCGCTGATTGCCAACGCCGGCATCCTGGTCAGCGAAGTGGTGCTGGTGGCGCGCAAGTCGCGCACTGCCGTCGAGCGCTGGATCTACACCGACGTGGGCAAATTCTCCGGCCTGATCGAAACCATGGACGAAGCCATCAAGTTCCCGATCTGGACCGAGAAGAAAGGCGAAACCGAAGAAGTCGTCATCGCCGGCCCGACCTGCGACAGCGCCGACATCATGTACGAAAACTACAAGTACGGCCTGCCGCTGAACCTGGCCATCGGTGACCGCCTGTACTGGCTGTCGACCGGTGCCTACACCACCAGCTACAGCGCAGTCGAATTCAACGGCTTCCCGCCGCTGAAGGCTTACTACCTGTAA
- a CDS encoding IS1182 family transposase, with product MAYIQGESRSQTSLFPVSLEELIPEDHLVRVIDLYVARLDLGQLGFEKAQSKAIGRPAYDPADQLKLYLYGYFQRIRSSRRLEAECQRNIEVMWLINRLKPDFKTIADFRKNNKAAFVATCRAFVQFCRTAGLIAGDLVAIDGSKFQAVASPRRHLNLSQLKRQDEKLDKRIAQYLADLDAADKSEGEQVVDRTAIKAALAKLEAKQQDNRTCQALMKSMGLEQFNTHESDARMMRTPKGARVAYNVQTAVDAEHCLILHHEVTQEGDDRKQLEPMAKAAKAELKQKALTVTADMGYSNGQQFQACEEASITAYVPPNRTSNPGGEALFERKDFTYDAEQDRYQCPAGQWLTLKQRHKGDRIYQAAISDCAGCTLKSQCTTAKRRYVSRHAQEEAFERMAQRMQMHPEMMERRRSIVEHPFGNLKQWLFGNGRFLLRQLAGTRAEMALAVTAYNLKRAISVLGAKQIMQLMG from the coding sequence ATGGCCTACATACAAGGAGAGTCTCGCAGCCAGACCAGTCTGTTCCCGGTCTCGCTGGAGGAGCTGATCCCGGAAGATCACCTCGTACGGGTCATTGACCTGTATGTCGCCAGGCTCGACCTGGGCCAGCTCGGCTTCGAAAAAGCGCAATCCAAGGCCATAGGGCGCCCCGCCTACGACCCCGCCGATCAGCTCAAGCTCTACCTCTATGGCTATTTTCAGCGCATCCGTTCCTCGCGGCGTTTGGAAGCCGAGTGCCAGCGCAACATCGAGGTGATGTGGCTGATCAACCGGCTCAAACCTGACTTCAAGACCATCGCTGACTTTCGCAAGAACAACAAAGCCGCTTTCGTTGCGACGTGCCGGGCGTTTGTACAGTTCTGCCGAACCGCCGGTTTGATTGCTGGTGACTTGGTTGCCATCGACGGCAGCAAGTTTCAGGCGGTCGCTTCCCCCCGGCGCCATTTGAACCTGAGTCAACTCAAGCGTCAGGATGAGAAACTGGACAAGCGGATCGCCCAATATCTGGCTGATCTGGATGCCGCTGACAAGTCTGAGGGCGAGCAAGTGGTCGATCGCACTGCGATCAAAGCGGCCTTGGCGAAGCTTGAGGCCAAGCAGCAAGACAACCGCACTTGCCAGGCCTTGATGAAATCAATGGGGCTGGAGCAATTCAACACGCACGAAAGCGATGCCCGCATGATGCGCACTCCCAAAGGAGCGCGGGTTGCCTATAACGTGCAGACCGCCGTTGACGCAGAACACTGCCTGATTTTGCATCACGAGGTGACGCAAGAGGGCGATGATCGCAAGCAGCTTGAACCCATGGCTAAAGCGGCCAAGGCTGAGCTGAAACAGAAAGCGCTGACCGTTACAGCTGATATGGGTTACTCGAATGGCCAGCAGTTCCAGGCATGTGAGGAAGCCTCCATTACCGCGTACGTTCCGCCAAACCGAACCTCGAACCCAGGCGGTGAGGCATTATTCGAGCGCAAGGACTTTACCTACGACGCCGAACAGGATCGGTACCAGTGCCCGGCAGGGCAGTGGCTAACGCTGAAGCAGCGTCACAAGGGCGACCGGATCTACCAGGCGGCGATCAGTGATTGCGCCGGGTGCACGCTGAAATCCCAATGCACGACGGCCAAGCGCCGCTATGTCTCGCGCCACGCTCAAGAGGAAGCCTTTGAGCGTATGGCGCAGCGGATGCAGATGCATCCAGAGATGATGGAACGGCGCAGATCCATCGTGGAGCACCCGTTTGGCAATCTCAAACAATGGCTGTTTGGCAACGGGCGCTTCCTGCTGCGACAACTCGCAGGCACAAGAGCTGAAATGGCTCTCGCTGTGACCGCTTACAACCTCAAGCGGGCGATTAGTGTCCTGGGTGCCAAGCAAATCATGCAACTGATGGGCTGA
- a CDS encoding tetratricopeptide repeat protein: MSYQLRREEVVDVAGLQSMLEESPGKAAQAILAAAGQGAVEAQLLLGQILLDGRGIEEDATVARRWFGIAAQGGSAMAHNMLGRCLEHGWGGEPSLEQAAIHYARAADAGLDWGLYNLGNLLATGRGVPANQAQALMCYEKAAQLGHAKSMNLYGRYLEQGIATAPSPARAVRWYRRSAEAGDFRGMFSLGLVLVERGQLAEAGQWLEQARVEGNMNFLRAALVTLQGAGPVLMAFAARYAEEIERRGD, from the coding sequence GTGTCCTATCAGTTGCGACGTGAGGAAGTGGTGGATGTGGCTGGCTTGCAGTCCATGCTGGAGGAGAGCCCCGGCAAAGCTGCCCAGGCAATCCTGGCAGCGGCTGGGCAGGGCGCGGTCGAGGCGCAGTTGCTGCTGGGGCAGATCCTGCTGGATGGGCGCGGTATCGAAGAAGATGCCACCGTGGCCCGGCGTTGGTTCGGCATCGCCGCACAGGGCGGCAGTGCCATGGCGCATAACATGCTCGGGCGTTGCCTGGAGCATGGTTGGGGGGGGGAGCCGAGCCTGGAGCAGGCAGCCATTCATTATGCGCGTGCGGCTGACGCCGGGCTGGACTGGGGCCTTTACAATCTGGGCAACCTGCTGGCCACCGGGCGCGGGGTGCCGGCCAACCAGGCACAGGCACTGATGTGCTACGAGAAGGCTGCGCAGCTGGGGCACGCCAAGTCGATGAACCTGTATGGGCGTTACCTGGAGCAGGGCATTGCCACGGCGCCCAGCCCGGCGCGGGCGGTGCGCTGGTATCGGCGCTCGGCCGAGGCGGGGGATTTCCGTGGGATGTTCAGCCTGGGGCTGGTGCTGGTCGAGCGCGGGCAGCTGGCCGAAGCAGGGCAATGGCTGGAGCAGGCGCGGGTTGAGGGGAACATGAATTTCCTGCGTGCTGCGTTGGTAACCTTGCAGGGTGCAGGGCCGGTGTTGATGGCCTTTGCGGCGCGGTATGCCGAAGAGATCGAACGGCGCGGGGATTGA
- a CDS encoding Fe2+-dependent dioxygenase: protein MLLHIPGLFDADELARIREALEQADWADGKVTAGYQSAKAKHNLQLPEGHPLAKEIGTALIDRLWKTPRFMSAALPHKVFPPLINCYREGGNFGFHIDNALRQPKGSPERVRTDLSSTLFLSDPDSYDGGELVIQDTYGERQVKLAAGDLVLYPGTSLHKVNPVTRGQRYAAFFWTQSLVREDSQRALLFEMDDAIQQLTADVPEHPSLLQLTGTYHNLLRRWAEV from the coding sequence ATGCTGCTTCACATCCCAGGCCTGTTTGACGCTGACGAGCTGGCCCGTATCCGCGAGGCGCTGGAGCAGGCCGACTGGGCTGATGGCAAGGTGACTGCCGGATATCAGTCGGCCAAGGCCAAACACAACCTGCAGTTGCCGGAAGGGCACCCGTTGGCCAAGGAGATCGGCACTGCGCTGATCGACCGCCTGTGGAAAACCCCGCGCTTCATGTCTGCGGCCCTGCCGCACAAGGTGTTCCCGCCGTTGATCAACTGCTACCGCGAGGGTGGCAATTTCGGCTTTCACATCGATAACGCCTTGCGTCAGCCCAAGGGCAGTCCGGAGCGGGTGCGTACCGACCTGTCATCGACGTTGTTCCTCAGCGACCCGGACAGCTACGACGGCGGTGAACTGGTGATTCAGGACACCTATGGTGAGCGGCAGGTGAAGCTGGCGGCCGGGGACCTGGTGCTGTACCCCGGTACCAGCCTGCACAAGGTCAACCCGGTGACCCGAGGCCAGCGTTACGCCGCGTTCTTCTGGACCCAGAGCCTGGTGCGCGAGGACAGCCAGCGGGCGCTGCTGTTCGAGATGGACGATGCCATCCAGCAACTGACTGCCGATGTACCCGAGCACCCCTCGTTGCTGCAGCTGACCGGCACCTACCACAACCTGCTACGCCGCTGGGCCGAGGTCTGA
- a CDS encoding TonB-dependent receptor, with product MRQYVPSAVSSPRLIVSAIGVALSATSVYAADPAANSAITLDATSVNGKAEQASTDYKVEKAASQKYTAPLVDTPRSVTVIPQQVIKDTNALTLQDALRTVPGITFGAGEGGNPQGDRPFIRGFDAQGDTYLDGVRDTGAQTREIFAIESVEVAKGPNSAIGGRGAAGGTINLVSKRAHLGNSLDGAWTWGSDQTQRYTFDGNYQFSDTVAGRLNLMTHESNVAGRDKVNYDRWGIAPSLAFGLGTPTRVNLDYYHLESDDLPDSGIPYTIPTNGSGGRTSAHPSKPNDGGDSDNFYGLTGRDFRKSRVDIATFAIEHDLTDSLTIKNTLRHGNSMQDYILTQPDDSKGNVNNGSVWRRANTRVGNTATTTNQTDLFGEFYVGGMKNSFSTGIELSREESDRSSYTVDTDTVPGGAANSNCTPGMIGATSGYNCTSLSNPNPDDPWNGTISRNYAGTTTNSKTRAIYVFDTLELTPEWLVNMGLRYDHFDTDYKTYNAAGTTTAKGKDVSEFVTGQLGLVWKPAENGSIYVSYATSATPPGSMLGEGTEGNPLGGTPDRNGNLLASDMEPEETTNYEIGTKWDLLDQRLSLTAALFRTEKENARVQVDTTTYENVGETRVQGIELSASGKITDKWQVFAGYTYMQARQIDGGPLGKANDGNQLPNTPNNSASLWTTYSITPKLTVGGGAFYVDDVYGSVANTTMVDSYVRYDAMAAYKLTKNVDLQLNVQNLTNEVYYDKAFSTHFANQAAGRTALLTTSVHF from the coding sequence ATGCGCCAGTACGTACCATCTGCAGTGAGTTCGCCACGCCTGATCGTATCCGCCATCGGCGTCGCGCTTAGCGCCACATCGGTGTATGCCGCCGACCCGGCCGCCAATAGCGCGATCACCCTCGACGCTACCAGCGTCAACGGCAAGGCTGAACAGGCCAGCACCGATTACAAAGTCGAGAAGGCCGCCTCGCAGAAGTACACCGCGCCGCTGGTAGACACCCCGCGCTCGGTCACCGTCATCCCGCAGCAGGTGATCAAGGACACCAACGCCCTGACCCTGCAGGACGCCCTGCGCACCGTGCCAGGAATCACCTTCGGCGCCGGCGAAGGGGGCAACCCGCAAGGCGACCGCCCGTTCATCCGCGGCTTCGACGCCCAAGGCGATACTTACCTGGACGGCGTGCGTGACACTGGCGCGCAAACCCGCGAAATCTTCGCCATCGAGTCGGTAGAAGTGGCCAAGGGCCCGAACTCGGCCATCGGTGGCCGTGGTGCTGCCGGCGGTACCATCAACCTGGTGAGCAAGCGTGCGCACCTGGGCAACTCGCTGGACGGCGCCTGGACCTGGGGCAGTGACCAGACCCAGCGCTACACCTTCGATGGCAACTACCAGTTCAGCGACACCGTTGCCGGCCGTCTGAACCTGATGACCCACGAAAGCAACGTTGCCGGCCGCGACAAGGTCAACTACGACCGTTGGGGGATCGCGCCGTCGCTGGCCTTCGGCCTGGGCACACCGACCCGCGTCAACCTCGACTACTACCACCTGGAAAGTGACGACCTGCCGGATTCGGGCATCCCGTACACCATCCCGACCAACGGCAGCGGCGGGCGCACCTCGGCACACCCGAGCAAGCCGAATGACGGCGGCGACAGCGACAACTTCTATGGCCTGACCGGCCGTGACTTCCGCAAGAGCCGTGTAGACATCGCCACCTTCGCGATCGAGCACGACCTGACCGACTCGTTGACCATCAAGAACACCCTGCGTCACGGCAACAGCATGCAGGACTACATCCTGACCCAGCCTGACGACAGCAAGGGCAACGTCAACAACGGCAGCGTCTGGCGCCGTGCAAACACCCGTGTCGGCAACACCGCCACCACCACCAACCAGACCGACCTGTTCGGCGAGTTCTACGTCGGTGGTATGAAAAACAGCTTCTCCACCGGTATCGAGCTCAGCCGCGAAGAGAGCGACCGTTCGTCCTACACCGTCGACACCGACACCGTGCCTGGCGGCGCCGCCAACAGCAACTGCACCCCCGGTATGATCGGCGCCACCAGTGGCTACAACTGCACCTCACTGAGCAACCCGAACCCGGATGACCCGTGGAACGGTACCATCTCGCGCAACTACGCCGGCACCACCACCAACAGCAAGACCCGGGCGATCTACGTGTTCGACACTCTGGAGCTTACCCCCGAGTGGCTGGTCAACATGGGCCTGCGCTACGACCACTTCGACACCGACTACAAGACCTACAACGCCGCTGGCACCACCACCGCCAAAGGCAAGGATGTCAGCGAGTTCGTGACCGGCCAGCTGGGCCTGGTGTGGAAACCGGCCGAAAACGGCAGTATCTACGTTTCCTACGCCACTTCTGCAACGCCACCAGGCTCGATGCTCGGCGAAGGTACAGAAGGCAACCCGCTGGGTGGCACCCCGGACCGTAACGGCAACCTGTTGGCCAGTGACATGGAGCCAGAGGAAACCACCAACTACGAGATCGGCACCAAGTGGGACCTGCTCGACCAGCGCCTGTCGCTGACCGCTGCGCTGTTCCGCACAGAGAAGGAAAACGCCCGCGTCCAGGTGGACACCACCACCTACGAAAACGTCGGCGAAACCCGCGTACAAGGCATCGAACTGTCGGCCAGCGGCAAGATCACCGACAAGTGGCAGGTGTTTGCCGGCTACACCTACATGCAGGCTCGCCAGATCGACGGCGGCCCGCTGGGCAAGGCCAACGATGGCAACCAGTTGCCAAACACCCCAAACAACAGCGCCAGCCTGTGGACGACCTACTCGATCACGCCAAAGCTGACCGTCGGTGGCGGTGCGTTCTACGTGGATGACGTGTACGGCAGCGTGGCCAACACCACCATGGTCGACAGCTACGTGCGCTACGACGCCATGGCCGCCTACAAGCTGACCAAGAACGTCGACCTGCAGCTGAACGTGCAGAACCTGACCAACGAGGTGTACTACGACAAGGCCTTCTCCACCCACTTCGCCAACCAGGCGGCCGGGCGGACTGCACTGTTGACCACCAGCGTCCACTTCTGA
- a CDS encoding PepSY domain-containing protein produces the protein MVKKTLFQLHWFFGITAGLVLALMGITGALYSFQEELLRAFNADVLKVEVRAEGVLPPAELVQRVEAQQHDKVSMLWVDVREGNAARIFFMPAPGERRGELRYADPYTGELKGEVAGQGFFNLMLNLHRFLAIGDTGRQITGACTLMLVFFCLSGLYLRWPRKALDWRTWLTFDWAKKGRAFNWDLHAVAGTWCLLFYLLFALTGLFWSYEWYREGLNKLLADAPAAGQQQKRGEGRGRHGPQKVDKNAPPLVVDYDAIWANLKDAAGPGLAAYNLRLPPVGGQPANLFYLLDNADHPRAFNTLELDPATGQVKRHDRYSEKSFKAQLLQSVYALHVGEYFGLPGRIIVTIASLTMPLFFVTGWLLYLDRRRKKRQVRAARGNVATGDGSGDSWLIGFASQSGFAEQLAWQSAGQLQAAGLPVQVRALAELREDDLRQARRALFVVSTFGDGEAPDSARGFERKVLGQPWPLNNLNYALLALGDRQYPHFCGFARRLQAWLGERGASSAFSPVEVDNADQAALQQWQQELAQLTGAQPVAAWQPPSFGNWSLVRRELLNPGSQGQPVYLLGLLAEEPASWEAGDLVEILPLNGQPRIDAFLKGMALDASARVQVNGLGETLAQALAGRQLPARRDHLIGLQPQALVDALVPIGSREYSIASIASDGALELIVRKERHSDGNLGLGSGWLTEYLPLNGTLSLRLRRNSGFHLPETAAPMILIGNGTGLAGLRSLIRARVNAGEQRNWLLFGERNRAHDLLCGDELQGWLQSGDLARLDLAFSRDQAEKVYVQDVLLQQAEEFKRWVADGACVYVCGSLQGMAAGVDAALNGMLGEAAVQQLIEDGRYRRDVY, from the coding sequence GTGGTGAAGAAGACGCTGTTCCAATTGCACTGGTTCTTTGGCATCACCGCTGGCCTGGTGCTGGCCTTGATGGGCATCACCGGGGCCCTGTACTCGTTCCAGGAAGAACTGCTGCGCGCGTTCAATGCCGATGTGCTCAAGGTAGAAGTGCGCGCCGAAGGCGTACTGCCGCCGGCCGAGCTGGTGCAACGGGTCGAGGCCCAGCAACACGACAAGGTATCGATGCTGTGGGTAGACGTACGTGAAGGCAACGCCGCACGCATCTTCTTCATGCCGGCACCGGGCGAGCGCCGTGGCGAGCTGCGCTATGCGGACCCCTATACGGGCGAACTCAAAGGCGAAGTGGCCGGGCAAGGCTTCTTCAACCTCATGCTCAACCTGCACCGCTTCCTGGCCATTGGCGACACTGGCCGGCAGATCACCGGCGCCTGCACCCTGATGCTGGTGTTCTTCTGCCTGTCCGGCCTGTACCTGCGCTGGCCGCGCAAGGCGCTGGACTGGCGCACCTGGCTTACTTTCGACTGGGCCAAGAAAGGCCGCGCCTTCAACTGGGACCTGCACGCCGTGGCCGGTACCTGGTGCCTGCTGTTCTATCTTCTGTTCGCCCTGACCGGCCTGTTCTGGTCCTATGAGTGGTACCGCGAAGGCCTGAACAAGCTGCTGGCCGACGCGCCGGCAGCCGGCCAGCAACAAAAACGCGGCGAAGGCCGTGGCCGCCACGGGCCGCAGAAAGTCGACAAGAACGCCCCGCCGCTGGTGGTCGACTACGACGCCATCTGGGCCAACCTCAAAGACGCAGCAGGGCCAGGCCTTGCCGCCTACAACCTGCGCCTGCCACCGGTTGGCGGCCAGCCGGCCAACCTGTTCTACCTGCTGGACAACGCCGATCACCCGCGCGCCTTCAACACCCTGGAACTGGACCCGGCCACCGGCCAGGTGAAAAGACACGACCGCTACTCCGAAAAATCCTTCAAGGCCCAGCTGCTGCAGAGCGTCTACGCCCTGCACGTGGGCGAATACTTCGGCCTGCCGGGGCGCATCATCGTCACCATCGCCAGCTTGACCATGCCACTGTTTTTCGTCACGGGCTGGCTGCTGTACCTCGACCGCCGTCGCAAGAAGCGCCAGGTCCGCGCAGCCCGTGGCAACGTCGCCACCGGCGACGGCAGCGGCGACAGCTGGTTGATCGGCTTTGCCAGCCAAAGCGGCTTTGCCGAACAACTGGCCTGGCAAAGTGCCGGCCAGTTGCAGGCAGCCGGCCTGCCGGTGCAGGTACGCGCACTGGCCGAACTGCGTGAAGACGACCTGCGCCAGGCCCGCCGCGCGTTGTTCGTGGTCAGTACTTTCGGCGACGGCGAAGCACCCGACAGCGCCCGCGGTTTCGAGCGCAAGGTGCTCGGCCAGCCTTGGCCCCTGAACAACCTCAACTATGCCCTGCTCGCCCTCGGCGACCGCCAGTACCCGCACTTCTGTGGCTTCGCCCGTCGCCTGCAGGCGTGGCTGGGAGAACGCGGTGCCAGCAGCGCGTTCAGCCCGGTGGAAGTGGACAACGCCGACCAGGCCGCCCTGCAGCAGTGGCAGCAGGAGCTGGCGCAACTGACCGGCGCCCAGCCAGTGGCCGCCTGGCAGCCGCCAAGCTTTGGCAACTGGTCACTGGTGCGTCGCGAACTGCTCAACCCGGGCAGCCAGGGCCAGCCGGTGTACTTGCTTGGCCTGCTGGCTGAAGAGCCTGCCAGTTGGGAAGCCGGCGACCTGGTGGAGATACTGCCGCTCAATGGGCAGCCACGGATCGACGCGTTCCTCAAGGGCATGGCGCTGGACGCCAGCGCCCGGGTACAGGTGAATGGCCTGGGGGAAACACTTGCCCAAGCCCTCGCTGGCCGCCAGTTGCCGGCGCGCCGTGATCACCTGATCGGCTTGCAGCCGCAGGCGCTGGTCGACGCTCTGGTGCCAATCGGCAGCCGCGAATACTCCATCGCCTCCATCGCCAGTGATGGCGCGCTGGAGCTGATCGTGCGCAAGGAGCGCCATAGCGATGGGAACCTGGGCCTGGGCTCCGGGTGGCTCACCGAATACCTGCCACTGAACGGCACGCTGAGCTTGCGCCTGCGGCGCAACAGCGGCTTCCACCTGCCGGAGACCGCAGCCCCGATGATCCTGATCGGTAACGGCACCGGCCTGGCCGGCCTGCGCAGCCTGATCCGCGCACGGGTGAATGCTGGCGAACAGCGCAACTGGCTGCTGTTTGGCGAGCGTAACCGGGCGCATGACCTGCTGTGTGGTGACGAGCTTCAAGGCTGGCTGCAGAGCGGCGACCTGGCACGCCTGGACCTGGCGTTCTCGCGGGATCAGGCCGAGAAAGTGTATGTGCAGGATGTGTTGCTGCAGCAAGCCGAGGAATTCAAGCGCTGGGTGGCGGATGGCGCCTGTGTGTATGTCTGCGGCAGCCTGCAAGGGATGGCTGCGGGGGTGGATGCGGCGCTCAACGGCATGCTTGGTGAAGCCGCTGTGCAGCAGTTGATCGAGGATGGGCGGTATCGGCGGGATGTGTACTGA